A part of Melittangium boletus DSM 14713 genomic DNA contains:
- a CDS encoding c-type cytochrome, with amino-acid sequence MKFRFALLLSLSLATVVHAEDETAAETWTAKCKSCHGGDGKGQTQMGKKESVGDISLPSWQSTHSDAEIRQVIAEGSTKNRKMKAYKDKLSAQQIDALVAYVRTLKKG; translated from the coding sequence ATGAAGTTCCGTTTCGCCCTGCTGCTCAGCCTGTCCCTCGCCACCGTCGTCCACGCCGAGGACGAAACCGCCGCCGAGACGTGGACGGCCAAGTGCAAGTCCTGTCACGGCGGAGACGGCAAGGGGCAGACGCAGATGGGCAAGAAGGAGTCCGTCGGGGACATCTCCCTGCCCTCCTGGCAGTCCACCCACAGCGACGCGGAGATCCGCCAGGTCATCGCCGAGGGTTCCACCAAGAACAGGAAGATGAAGGCCTACAAGGACAAATTGAGCGCCCAGCAGATCGACGCCCTCGTGGCCTACGTGCGGACGCTCAAGAAGGGCTAG